Proteins found in one Pelmatolapia mariae isolate MD_Pm_ZW linkage group LG7, Pm_UMD_F_2, whole genome shotgun sequence genomic segment:
- the ube2l3a gene encoding ubiquitin-conjugating enzyme E2 L3a: MTSARRLTREIQDIRDSGIKNFRIIQVDESNILNWQGLIVPDCPPYDKGAFRIEIIFPAEYPFKPPKITFKTKIYHPNIDEKGQVCLPIISVENWKPATKTCQVIQCLVAMVNMPQPEHPLRADLAEEYTKDRAKFMKNAEEFTKKHSEKRPVD; encoded by the exons ATGACTTCGGCTAGGAGACTAACTAGG GAGATTCAAGACATTCGCGATTCTGGAATAAAGAATTTCCGAATCATTCAAGTGGATGAATCTAATATTTTGAACTGGCAAGGGCTTATTGTTCCT gACTGTCCTCCATATGACAAAGGAGCATTTCGGATTGAGATCATCTTCCCTGCAGAGTATCCTTTCAAGCCACCTAAGATAACCTTCAAGACAAAAATCTACCACCCCAACATTGATGAAAAGGGCCAGGTCTGCCTGCCCATCATCAGTGTGGAGAACTGGAAGCCAGCCACGAAAACCTGCCAAG TGATTCAGTGTCTGGTTGCGATGGTGAACATGCCTCAGCCAGAGCATCCACTGAGGGCTGACCTGGCAGAGGAGTACACTAAAGACCGTGCGAAATTCATGAAGAACGCAGAGGAGTTCACAAAGAAACACAGTGAAAAGCGACCTGTGGACTGA